The DNA segment ctgtagagtaattttgatctttgtagagtaattttgtaaaatgttcttgtagaataattttgatcttgtagggtaattatcaaaattactctacaagtatctcaaaattacttttacaaataaatcaaaattactctgcatgtttatcaaacaacacaattcaaaattactctacaaataatcttgtagagtaattttgatcttgtagagtaattttgtaaaatgatcttGTACAGTAATTTTGATCtcgtagagtaattttgtaaaatgatcatgtagagtaattttgatattaTAGAGtaatttttttagcatttagttatggggcttagctttatagtttagttttTAGCACTTAGTTTGGGGTTGGGGGGGgggaggttaggttttttgggggtgagatttaggtttttggggggtgttaggttttttgGAGTTTTTTTTGCTGAAGTATAGTTTtttgatcaaaattactctacaagaccaAAATTACTTTACACGAccttttacaaaattactctacaggatcaaaattactctacagtatcatttgtatagtaattttgataatttacCCTACAAgcagataattacaaaaatgtcatcgcatgtttttgtctttttcatgCTATTCGTACGTTTAGTACGTTAACTTTATTTGTACAGGAACTTTCCACTATAGAAGTATTTAGGATTATATTAGTTTGTCGTTCAAAATAATAGTATAGGTCACTTTGAATTTGGGTGTGTTGCCAATTTTGAATCCATCTTATTTTGTGGCGAAAGGGTTCCAATTTTGGTTAACAACTGTCAAAGCTTTGAACTTGAGTATGCGAACCTAGGTTCAACCTAGTTAGAATATGAAGCTTTGAACTTGAGTATGCGAACCTAGGTTCAACCTAGTTAGAATATGAAATGACAATAATACCCCTCGAATTACTGACTAGATTAATTTTTTTAAGTCTTTGGACCACGGATGAAAACAAACATGATACTTGGGGACCAGATCcgtaaaatttaaaattttgagacCAGATCTACATTTTGGCACAAACTACAGGTACAATCCGTGTCATTTAGTAACTTACTctaaattattaaattatttgaTAGTTGGAGCAGGTGGGTTCGAATTTGTTTTGTTGTAACCTCATCAAATTTGGAATAAAGATATAGTCGCATCCCAATCGtttctatgtttttgttttttccccAATACTTTTTTTGAAATTCTTCATATGTGGGTTGttatttttaagtattattttatTTGTAGTGGGGtttctttataatttaatttaattaatatctTTTAAAAGTTAGTAATAACAAACGGATTTTGAAATCTTTATAGTTGGAATTTGCAGACAAAAAGTTCTATTTTACTAGAGGTTCTCCAAATGACATTAGAGGCTATTGATCATAATCATAACAATAATCATAACCATAATCATGACCATGATCATGATCATGATCATGAaggtgttgaaagaaaaattgttttgGTGGGAATTGGATTTGATGAATGTGGGAGAGAGCTGCTTGATTGGGCCATGGTAGAAGTTGCAGAAAAAGGTGACCGTGTGATCGCGGTTAATGTTTGTCGTAATTCAGGTAGTGTGATATAGAATTTAGTGTGATTGTTCTAAGCTTTGgatattaattttctttttttttttttaaatgattttcaGAATATGTAGCCAAGTATGAGAGGTTGTTGGATGATTATTTGGCTGATTTTGAAGGTATTTGTGAGCACAAACAGGTACTTAAAAGAATGAAAATTTCACCAAAATTTAAAATCATGCCGCGATGTCAAGCGTGTGTGATTGGCGAAAACCTGAACACACACGCGTTATAACTAAACCAACAAAGTTGAAAATGAAATATTCTTGAAATTTGGGAGATATTCGATATTGGTAAATCGAAATTGGACGCGTTATAACTGTATTGTTTGTTTCAGGTGGATCTAACTGGGCAGGTATTAACAGGAAATTCAGTAAGAAAAGTTTTGGTCAGAGAAGCAAAGTTTTATTCTGCAGCTTCTGTGGTTGTTGGGATCAGCAAGATCAAGGCTTTTGGGTACATGGATTGTTATAATATTTTTTCTTctatttaaaattcaaattaaaGTCTTATTTTTGCTTCAAGGGTATCCACATGGTAATACTTTGGAGATTGTGTCAGTTCAAAAaagaattttattttatttatttaattaatttttttattttatttgtttggtTATAATTCTGCAGTTGTTGCCTTTCAATTGCCAAATATTGTGCCAAGAAGCTACCTTTAGCTACTCAAGTATTGGCTCTCCATGATGGGAAAGTTGTTTTCAAGAGGTTTTCAAATGGCCTACTTTCAGGTATGTTGTATGGTCCACAATGATCATGTTAGGCAAGGTTTGGTTTATGCTAACGATCTTGTGGATCCGGGCTTGTATGTTTTGTGGGGCGATTAATAAATACACGAATAATCACAAAATTGGTTATTTTCAAAAAGATTAAGGACAAATAAGGTATTTTCTTTTGATTTTAGTTACGGGTCAATTGCTAACTAAGTAAGTGACTTTTGTATCTTATAACAAACGATGATGAGGCGTTTTGCCTTGTAGCATTCAACTGTTAGAAGACAAAAATCTAGAATACGGTCTGTATTGGCAACTTCAAGACACGTACGTATGTGATAAGTCGTTATCTTAGATAGCAACTCACCCTGAagtgaaagtaaaaataaaaataaaaataatacccGTTTGTCACCATGGATTCTCAATTTGTTAGTTCACCGCCGGAACTAACATTgtggtttttttataaaaaataataataataataataaaaatatgttGATATTATTTGATCTCTAGATTATATGTGTGGCATTAAATAGCAGATCTTAATATCTAATTTTTATTGATTATATAATATTCTAATCAAAGGGTCAATGAGAGATCCAAGGCCAAGTTTCTACTTAATAGAGAACTCACATTTGAAAGACACTCAGTCAGAGTTTTGTGAATCTGAGGCATCTGATATGGGCAGACACAGTTCTGAGTGGGTCAGAAGTTCAAAAGACGAAGATGTAACTCCGTTCGAGTCGAGGAAAAAAGCTTTGAGCTCGGTTTCTGTTGCACTAGAAGACTTTGCACATCAACGACCTGGCTGGCCTCTGCTTCGAGCCAACACTGTGTTGACTCCATCAGCATTGGAAGCCAAAAAAATGTCTGTGGTCAAGTGGGTCATGAACCTCCCAAATCGGGCTGCACCTGCAGGAACACCGCAGGCTAGGACCCCTTCGTCGTCTAGCAGTGATATTAGCCTAAAGAGTTCCGAATCGGATTTAAGATCTGAATGCAGCATGTTTACAGACACAAGTAATGAGAGTGACACGCCTAAGAGCCATGAGTTGTCTGAAATCTTCAATATTTTACATAAAACTAACTCGTCGCGCTGCCAATGGATTGGGTTTGATGTACTCAAAGCCTCAACTTCTGACTTTGCATCCGGTAATTACGCATTTTCAAGTTTTTTTGGGTTGcaagtgttgtgttttgtttCTTTATACTTGGTgtatgtttcaaaaaaaaaaaaaaaaaaaaacataacaaactGATTGTTATGATTGAGTTTATATATTCTAAAACATGTGATTTTGGCAGAGAATCTGATAGGGAAAGGTGGTTATCATGATGTATATAAAGGGATATTTCCTGATGGAAAATCAGCTGCTGTCAAGTTCAGGAAGGCATCAAGAGAAGCATGGAAAGATTATATCCTCGAAATCGACATTATGACGTCGCTAGATCACAAGAACATCACACCGTTGTTAGGGGTGTGCGTGGAGGACGATAACTTGATTTCGGTTTATGATCTCGTTCCTAGAGGAAATCTA comes from the Helianthus annuus cultivar XRQ/B chromosome 4, HanXRQr2.0-SUNRISE, whole genome shotgun sequence genome and includes:
- the LOC110936873 gene encoding probable receptor-like protein kinase At2g42960 isoform X2 is translated as MTLEAIDHNHNNNHNHNHDHDHDHDHEGVERKIVLVGIGFDECGRELLDWAMVEVAEKGDRVIAVNVCRNSEYVAKYERLLDDYLADFEGICEHKQVDLTGQVLTGNSVRKVLVREAKFYSAASVVVGISKIKAFGCCLSIAKYCAKKLPLATQVLALHDGKVVFKRFSNGLLSGSMRDPRPSFYLIENSHLKDTQSEFCESEASDMGRHSSEWVRSSKDEDVTPFESRKKALSSVSVALEDFAHQRPGWPLLRANTVLTPSALEAKKMSVVKWVMNLPNRAAPAGTPQARTPSSSSSDISLKSSESDLRSECSMFTDTSNESDTPKSHELSEIFNILHKTNSSRCQWIGFDVLKASTSDFASENLIGKGGYHDVYKGIFPDGKSAAVKFRKASREAWKDYILEIDIMTSLDHKNITPLLGVCVEDDNLISVYDLVPRGNLEDNLHGVMKDKSVLSWETRLNIAIGVAEALNYLHKECPRPVLHRDIKSSNILLSDEFEPQLSDFGLAIWGPTTSPFLSHGDVVGTFGYLAPEYFMYGKVSEKIDVYSFGVVLLELLTRKRPISSDPVKGEDSLVMWAKPKLEKGDLASVLDVDLDKEVHKDQIARMAQAATLCLTRSARRRPTMSQVIRILRGEHDLDERVTKNDLVVSCNNEEDDDDDEVKINSVTKNYPSQRTWASGLFMFLFVFMLLSNGSNN
- the LOC110936873 gene encoding probable receptor-like protein kinase At2g42960 isoform X1, with product MTLEAIDHNHNNNHNHNHDHDHDHDHEGVERKIVLVGIGFDECGRELLDWAMVEVAEKGDRVIAVNVCRNSEYVAKYERLLDDYLADFEGICEHKQVDLTGQVLTGNSVRKVLVREAKFYSAASVVVGISKIKAFGCCLSIAKYCAKKLPLATQVLALHDGKVVFKRFSNGLLSGSMRDPRPSFYLIENSHLKDTQSEFCESEASDMGRHSSEWVRSSKDEDVTPFESRKKALSSVSVALEDFAHQRPGWPLLRANTVLTPSALEAKKMSVVKWVMNLPNRAAPAGTPQARTPSSSSSDISLKSSESDLRSECSMFTDTSNESDTPKSHELSEIFNILHKTNSSRCQWIGFDVLKASTSDFASENLIGKGGYHDVYKGIFPDGKSAAVKFRKASREAWKDYILEIDIMTSLDHKNITPLLGVCVEDDNLISVYDLVPRGNLEDNLHGVMKDKSVLSWETRLNIAIGVAEALNYLHKECPRPVLHRDIKSSNILLSDEFEPQLSDFGLAIWGPTTSPFLSHGDVVGTFGYLAPEYFMYGKVSEKIDVYSFGVVLLELLTRKRPISSDPVKGEDSLVMWAKPKLEKGDLASVLDVDLDKEVHKDQIARMAQAATLCLTRSARRRPTMSQVIRILRGEHDLDERVTKNDLVVSCNNEEDDDDDEVYPESNAESHLSLVFLDIEDKSTSVGSVDVNRYGHRSLQGYLRGRWS